In the Wyeomyia smithii strain HCP4-BCI-WySm-NY-G18 chromosome 2, ASM2978416v1, whole genome shotgun sequence genome, one interval contains:
- the LOC129725200 gene encoding 7SK snRNA methylphosphate capping enzyme bin3, which translates to MEEHGVAVSQGADEGGGKAGSSVDRPFASVSGEGDEAVKSEGSSQNPPKQSRPRSHGNNKNKLHFSRNQGKNKKWKLNKFRRNQKDSGCGKKKDQQKNQDCPSIGCKGDDKQQQPGGANSDQKQSQGGGKSKHSKQNSNNLMQVRTKCLQAVSKFFLPDKRPRKDCIIPPTKFLLGGNISDPLNLNSLQNESENAITPKSSPIPTPPHYKNKIEVIIPPNINDPLHLLDPVDSVEYEMQLCSPMKKKQRARNKRKRKSKSDKNNQSIETNNSNLSGQLSISLSETEATTAEEAQLEAPSVSTSREADHTLESGNTGDRDRSHKHLKLDLEICRKRRISESTCASKSKLRRMDSMDKIVSPVVPQPGAWKRGHWPTLPVGGRNRTRTQSCTSNCDDSQLAPKQSATETDSNTNNSAQSSETNQINKNNEEPSTSAIGGEECTTKPQEETKYHYGNYDRYYGYRNLNEFIDVRLKVFLRNPYLFREKDVLDIGCNVGLMTIAVAKMLHTKSITGVDIDSKLISKARRNLVTHVRVPPEESYKSMMKNRREAHKAEKAEPHIKDPESTSIETLQSTKQLESTEIVPECSKKSKQKSRQHHRRKFVGNNHAHGKHHNNHHHNHRQQQHKRDPRKGKADFFPISFPLSLSNIGARECRLDIGCPDRRFPNNVIFKTMNYVLKDESLISYDTQQYDLILCLSVTKWIHLNFGDNGLKLAFKRMFNHLRPGGKLILEAQNWASYKKKKKLTDTIFENYKNIEFFPNRFHDFLLSPEVGFSHSYPLGIPRHLSKGFRRPIQLYVKGDFTPSQAQWSDTYHPQTPYVNNHNIYSDIATPTRNNCIWGSTTPYQPSYSTRCTPVHGFMATSPYYNPRQTDSYQPSYGASSRRGSYCFASPLYSTTWSPPSDLCHRRSASNTPNSASIRSAENDENYCAQQNRPHVYPPMEVFPLEASAYGRLQGQESSSIRQTDSDSEPSSNSASQTPTRPDLDQSSNSPSTTQSQPDK; encoded by the exons ATGGAGGAACATGGTGTGGCTGTGTCACAGGGTGCGGATGAAGGAGGAGGGAAAGCTGGAAGTAGCGTTGATCGTCCCTTCGCTTCTGTTAGTGGCGAAGGGGACGAAGCAGTAAAGTCTGAAGGAAGCAGCCAAAATCCGCCAAAACAGTCACGTCCACGGTCGCATGGCAATAACAAGAACAAGCTGCATTTTTCAAGGAATCagggtaaaaataaaaagtggaagCTAAACAAGTTTAGAAGAAATCAAAAGGATAGCGGTTGCGGAAAAAAGAAGGACCAACAGAAAAATCAAGATTGTCCGTCTATTGGTTGCAAGGGGGATGATAAACAACAACAGCCTGGTGGGGCCAACTCAGACCAGAAACAGTCGCAAGGTGGTGGAAAAAGTAAACACtcgaaacaaaattcaaataacTTGATGCAAGTACGAACTAAGTGTTTGCAGGCGGTTTCGAAATTTTTCCTACCGGATAAACGTCCTAGGAAAGATTGCATTATTCCACCAACCAAGTTTCTTTTAGGAGGAAATATTTCGGATCCTTTGAATTTGAATAGTTTGCAAAATGAGTCAGAAAATGCTATTACCCCGAAATCGTCACCAATTCCCACTCCTCCACATTACAAGAACAAAATAGAAGTTATTATACCGCCCAATATCAATGATCCGCTACATTTGTTGGATCCGGTAGATTCAGTAGAATACGAAATGCAGCTGTGTTCTCCAATGAAGAAAAAGCAACGTGCCCGCAACAAACGAAAACGAAAGTCAAAATctgataaaaataatcaaagcaTAGAAACCAATAACAGTAACTTGAGTGGGCAGTTGAGTATAAGTCTTTCAGAGACCGAGGCAACCACTGCAGAGGAGGCCCAGTTAGAAGCCCCGTCGGTATCAACCAGTAGGGAAGCGGATCATACGTTGGAGAGTGGGAATACCGGAGATCGGGATCGGAGCCACAAACATTTGAAGTTGGATTTGGAGATTTGCAGGAAACGTCGCATTAGTGAAAGCACTTGTGCTAGCAAAAGCAAGTTACGGCGAATGGATTCTATGGATAAAATAGTTAGTCCTGTTGTTCCACAACCCGGTGCTTGGAAACGCGGTCATTGGCCAACATTACCGGTTGGAGGGCGAAATCGCACAAGGACGCAATCATGTACATCTAATTGCGACGACTCACAGCTAGCTCCCAAGCAAAGTGCAACGGAAACCGACAGTAATACCAACAACAGTGCACAGTCGTCTGAAACAAATCAGATCAACAAAAATAACGAGGAGCCCAGTACATCTGCAATTGGTGGAGAAGAGTGCACTACTAAACCTCAGGAAGAAACTAAGTATCACTACGGTAATTATGATCGATACTATGGATATCGTAATTTGAACGAATTTATAGATGTACGGCTCAAAGTTTTTCTGCGAAATCCGTATTTGTTTCGCGAAAAGGATGTGCTTGATATAGGCTGCAACGTAGGCCTAATGACCATTGCTGTAGCAAAAATGTTACATACAAAAAGCATTACAGGCGTTGATATAGACAGTAAATTAATATCTAAAGCCAGGCGAAATTTGGTAACGCACGTTCGTGTTCCTCCGGAAGAATCGTATAAGTCAATGATGAAAAATAGAAGAGAGGCCCATAAAGCTGAGAAAGCTGAGCCCCACATTAAAGATCCTGAATCTACATCTATAGAAACACTGCAGAGTACAAAACAGCTGGAATCTACCGAAATTGTCCCAGAGTGttctaaaaaatcaaaacaaaagagCAGACAACACCATCGACGAAAATTTGTTGGTAATAACCACGCACATGGCAAACATCATAACAATCATCATCACAACCACCGTCAGCAACAACATAAGAGAGATCCTCGAAAAGGAAAGGCGGATTTCTTTCCAATTTCTTTTCCGTTATCACTCAGCAATATAGGCGCAAGAGAGTGTCGGTTGGATATTGGCTGCCCTGATCGACGATTTCCTAACAATGTAATTTTCAAAACT ATGAATTACGTTTTGAAGGATGAGTCTCTTATCAGCTACGATACACAACAATACGATTTGATATTATGCTTGTCTGTTACCAAGTGGATCCATCTCAATTTTGGCGACAACGGATTGAAGTTGGCATTCAAGCGAATGTTCAACCATCTGCGCCCCGGAGGAAAGCTAATTCTGGAAGCCCAAAACTGGGCAAgctataagaaaaagaaaaagttaaCG GACACCATTTTTGAAAActataaaaatattgaattttttccCAATCGATTTCATGATTTTCTATTGAGCCCAGAAGTAGGTTTTAGTCACAGTTATCCACTGGGCATTCCGCGTCATTTAAGCAAAGGTTTTAGACGGCCTATTCAG ttatACGTAAAGGGTGATTTTACACCAAGTCAGGCACAATGGAGTGACACATATCATCCGCAAACACCCTATGTGAATAATCACAACATATATTCAGATATCGCCACACCAACGAGAAATAATTGCATTTGGGGTTCAACTACACCATACCAACCAAGTTACAGTACCCGCTGTACGCCGGTGCATGGCTTTATGGCAACATCTCCTTACTACAATCCACGTCAAACCGACAGCTATCAACCAAGTTATGGCGCTAGTAGTCGACGGGGAAGCTACTGTTTTGCATCACCACTATACTCGACTACCTGGTCGCCGCCATCGGATTTATGTCACCGACGATCCGCCTCAAACACGCCTAATTCGGCGAGTATTAGAAGTGCTGAAAACGATGAAAACTATTGCGCACAACAAAATCGACCCCACGTGTATCCCCCTATGGAGGTTTTTCCGTTAGAAGCGTCTGCTTACGGAAGGTTACAAGGACAGGAATCGAGTAGCATACGTCAGACAGATTCTGACTCAGAACCGTCATCTAATTCTGCGTCGCAAACACCAACCAGACCCGATTTGGATCAATCTTCTAACTCGCCAAGCACTACACAATCGCAACCggacaagtaa